In Tamandua tetradactyla isolate mTamTet1 chromosome 7, mTamTet1.pri, whole genome shotgun sequence, the following are encoded in one genomic region:
- the GPR84 gene encoding G-protein coupled receptor 84, with product MWNTSKANFSCYHESVLGYRYVAVSWGVVVAVTGTVGNVLTLLALAIEPKLRTRFNLLIANLSLADLLYCTLLQPFSVDTYLHLHWRTGATFCRVFGLLLFASNSVSILTLCLIALGRYLLIAHPKLFPRVFSSKGVVMALAGTWLVGVASFAPLWPIYILVPAVCTCSFDRIRGRPYTTILMGIYFILGLSSVGIFYCLIHRQVKQAAQALDQYKLHKASVRSNHVAGTDETMPGHFRELDSGLASGGPSEGISSEPVSAATTQTLEGDSSEVEGHGHSKVAKPKSSPQVLAKARPTKGAQKAQDSPSEFGKVTRMCFAVFLCFALSYIPFLLLNILDAQVRAPRVVHMLAANLTWLNGCINPVLYAAMNRQFRQAYGSLLRRGPQRFRRLH from the coding sequence ATGTGGAACACCTCCAAGGCCAACTTCTCCTGCTACCATGAGTCTGTGCTGGGCTATCGTTACGTTGCAGTTagctggggggtggtggtggctgtGACAGGCACGGTGGGCAATGTACTCACCCTGCTGGCCTTGGCCATCGAGCCCAAGCTCCGTACCCGTTTCAATCTGCTCATCGCCAACCTCTCCCTGGCCGATCTGCTCTACTGCACCCTGCTCCAGCCATTCTCTGTGGACACCTACCTCCACCTGCACTGGCGCACTGGCGCCACCTTCTGCAGGGTCTTTGGGCTCCTCCTCTTTGCTTCCAATTCGGTCTCCATCCTCACCCTTTGCCTCATTGCGCTGGGACGCTACCTCCTCATAGCCCATCCTAAACTTTTCCCCCGAGTTTTCAGTTCCAAGGGAGTGGTGATGGCGCTTGCAGGCACCTGGCTGGTGGGCGTGGCCAGCTTTGCCCCACTCTGGCCTATCTATATATTGGTGCCTGCAGTCTGCACCTGCAGCTTTGACCGTATCCGAGGCCGGCCCTACACCACCATCCTTATGGGCATCTACTTTATTCTTGGGCTCAGCAGTGTCGGCATCTTCTATTGCCTCATCCACCGCCAGGTAAAGCAAGCAGCACAGGCACTGGACCAGTACAAGCTGCACAAAGCAAGTGTCCGCTCCAACCATGTGGCTGGGACAGATGAAACCATGCCCGGACATTTCCGAGAACTGGACAGTGGGCTGGCATCAGGAGGGCCCAGCGAGGGGATTTCATCTGAGCCAGTCAGTGCTGCCACCACCCAGACCCTGGAGGGAGACTCATCAGAAGTGGAGGGTCATGGCCACAGCAAGGTAGCAAAGCCGAAAAGTTCTCCCCAGGTACTTGCCAAGGCCAGGCCAACCAAAGGAGCTCAAAAAGCCCAGGACTCCCCATCAGAGTTTGGGAAAGTGACTCGGATGTGTTTTGCTGTGTTTCTCTGCTTTGCTCTGAGCTACATCCCCTTCTTGCTTCTCAATATCCTGGACGCCCAAGTCCGGGCTCCCCGGGTTGTCCACATGCTGGCTGCCAACCTCACTTGGCTTAATGGTTGCATCAACCCTGTACTCTATGCAGCCATGAACCGCCAGTTCCGCCAAGCATATGGCTCTCTCCTAAGACGAGGACCCCAGCGTTTCCGCAGACTCCATTAG